One genomic region from Neisseria weaveri encodes:
- a CDS encoding protein-L-isoaspartate O-methyltransferase family protein produces MANPMAGFENRGRRMAERLAAAGIGMPVCSAMMNVPRHWFVEEALRTHAYSDKALPLGFGRMLPTPYQTAVGVELLLGSFPHGLKRVLELGTGSGYQTAVLQLLDIPEFYSIEPERALHETAKDALRHAGISSKVRLVCGKIEEGLPEAAPFDGMILNEAVEEIPVALLEQLAVGGRLAAQIMVENEVYWWLVEKSPQGYRENKMQRIR; encoded by the coding sequence ATGGCGAATCCGATGGCCGGTTTTGAAAACCGCGGCAGGCGTATGGCGGAAAGATTGGCTGCAGCCGGAATCGGTATGCCGGTTTGCTCGGCGATGATGAATGTGCCTCGGCATTGGTTTGTTGAAGAAGCCCTGCGTACTCATGCTTACAGCGACAAAGCTCTGCCTTTGGGTTTCGGACGTATGTTGCCGACGCCGTATCAAACTGCGGTCGGTGTCGAATTGTTGTTGGGCAGCTTTCCGCACGGTTTGAAGCGAGTGTTGGAATTGGGCACGGGCAGCGGTTACCAGACGGCCGTATTGCAGCTGTTGGACATCCCCGAGTTTTACAGCATCGAACCGGAAAGGGCGTTGCATGAAACGGCGAAAGATGCGCTGCGCCACGCCGGAATTTCGTCCAAAGTGCGCTTGGTTTGCGGAAAAATCGAAGAAGGCTTGCCGGAAGCAGCACCTTTCGACGGAATGATTCTGAATGAAGCTGTTGAAGAAATTCCCGTTGCTTTGCTGGAGCAGCTTGCCGTCGGCGGCAGGTTGGCAGCGCAGATTATGGTAGAGAATGAAGTTTATTGGTGGCTGGTTGAAAAAAGTCCGCAGGGATACCGTGAAAACAAAATGCAGCGGATACGGTGA
- a CDS encoding peptidoglycan DD-metalloendopeptidase family protein encodes MLKQTAFRTASAAMVLMLGACSWLQQPAAPVIAGTAGSITESTQSAGMHQNPYGAAPYQPNAAEPAPYVAPAAPQPSGGTYIPSYAPVDINAATHTVVRGDTVYNISKRYQISQDDLRAWNGLADNNISIGRVLRVKPAGYVAQAPKVSAPAAPAPVKTAPVVSAPVTVAPAPAAPVASGSVPSATRQAAGITWQRPTAGPVISKFGGNNKGIDIAGSQGQVVVAAADGKVVYAGYVPKYGNLVIVQHNQTYLTAYGHNQKLLVKDGQTVKRGQSVALMGSSDADRAKLRFELRKVGKPVNPNEYLPL; translated from the coding sequence ATGTTAAAACAAACAGCATTCCGTACAGCGTCGGCAGCCATGGTTTTAATGTTGGGAGCGTGTTCTTGGCTTCAGCAGCCTGCTGCGCCAGTGATTGCCGGTACGGCGGGTTCGATAACAGAGTCTACTCAGTCTGCCGGTATGCATCAAAATCCATACGGTGCCGCGCCTTACCAACCGAATGCGGCCGAACCTGCACCGTATGTTGCTCCTGCTGCACCGCAACCGTCGGGCGGAACTTACATCCCTTCTTATGCGCCGGTTGACATCAATGCGGCAACGCATACCGTTGTCCGCGGCGATACGGTTTACAATATTTCCAAACGCTATCAAATCAGCCAAGACGATTTGCGTGCTTGGAACGGTTTGGCAGATAACAATATTTCCATCGGTCGTGTTTTGCGTGTTAAACCTGCGGGTTATGTAGCTCAAGCGCCCAAAGTATCCGCACCGGCTGCCCCAGCTCCGGTGAAAACTGCCCCTGTTGTTTCCGCTCCTGTGACGGTTGCGCCTGCGCCTGCCGCACCTGTGGCATCAGGAAGCGTGCCGAGCGCAACGCGACAAGCCGCCGGTATTACTTGGCAACGTCCGACTGCCGGTCCGGTGATTTCCAAATTCGGCGGCAATAACAAAGGTATTGATATTGCCGGTTCGCAAGGTCAGGTAGTGGTGGCTGCGGCAGACGGTAAAGTCGTGTATGCCGGTTATGTACCCAAATACGGCAATTTGGTTATCGTTCAACACAACCAAACTTATTTGACTGCTTACGGACATAACCAAAAACTGCTGGTTAAAGACGGCCAAACCGTGAAACGCGGCCAATCCGTTGCTTTGATGGGCAGTAGCGATGCCGACCGTGCGAAGCTGCGTTTCGAGCTGCGCAAAGTCGGTAAGCCGGTAAATCCGAACGAATACCTGCCTTTGTAA
- a CDS encoding sulfite exporter TauE/SafE family protein yields MDELLFFLVLTGFLAGLMDAAVGGGGLLQIPGLFNFLPSRIAPATIMGINKFASFCGTFSATGQFIRKISVPWKMLIPAAILAFTASYSGAKLVAHLPVAYFKPAMLVIMLIMVVYTFRKKDLGQTVRTAELTRKELLLGLFFGTLIGFYDGIFGPGTGSLLAFVFVRFYAYDFLTATASAKVINLTTNLAALSFFVPHGHIIWPYALPLAAANLCGSLIGAQLAIRGGSRFLRYAFIALLCIIIGKFTWELI; encoded by the coding sequence ATGGACGAACTTCTCTTTTTTCTGGTTTTGACCGGTTTTTTAGCCGGTCTGATGGACGCTGCCGTCGGCGGCGGCGGCCTGCTGCAGATTCCCGGATTGTTTAATTTTTTGCCCTCCCGGATCGCACCGGCCACCATTATGGGCATCAATAAATTCGCTTCGTTTTGCGGCACGTTTTCCGCCACCGGCCAATTTATCCGAAAAATCAGCGTTCCTTGGAAAATGCTGATTCCGGCCGCCATCTTGGCTTTTACCGCCTCTTATTCTGGTGCCAAACTGGTTGCCCATTTGCCGGTTGCCTATTTCAAACCGGCCATGCTGGTCATCATGCTGATTATGGTGGTGTACACGTTTCGTAAAAAAGATTTGGGACAAACCGTCCGCACTGCAGAACTGACCCGCAAAGAACTGCTGCTCGGCCTGTTTTTCGGCACGCTGATCGGTTTTTACGACGGCATTTTCGGTCCGGGAACCGGCAGCCTGCTGGCTTTTGTTTTCGTCCGCTTTTATGCCTACGATTTTCTTACCGCTACGGCGTCTGCTAAAGTCATCAACCTCACCACCAATCTTGCCGCCCTATCCTTTTTCGTTCCGCACGGCCACATTATCTGGCCTTACGCCTTGCCTCTCGCCGCCGCCAACCTTTGCGGCAGCCTGATCGGCGCACAATTGGCCATACGCGGCGGCAGCCGTTTTCTGCGTTACGCCTTTATAGCTCTGTTGTGCATCATTATCGGCAAATTCACTTGGGAATTAATCTAA
- a CDS encoding CNP1-like family protein: MRRLTLPALLLLAALPLQAQAARNDKDTDINTRYVETEAERIGRGFQETELPLPEFPDLQSGNWFTVHVDNNYSKTPKILMESITLAPDGTIRYILNNQSKQGHDNLSAEALFCSSKTSLFDSKQRSSYKVYGYGDTVNKRWIPSHKAEWKPIGAILNSADPLRGVLYRAFCEDGTPGSIEKIHERLHERAGRRAPGIRTGK; the protein is encoded by the coding sequence ATGCGCCGACTGACCCTGCCCGCCCTGCTTCTGCTTGCTGCCCTGCCCTTACAGGCACAAGCCGCACGCAACGATAAAGATACCGACATCAACACCCGTTATGTCGAAACCGAAGCGGAGCGTATCGGCCGCGGATTTCAAGAAACCGAGCTGCCTTTACCGGAATTTCCGGATTTGCAGAGCGGCAACTGGTTTACCGTCCACGTTGACAACAACTATTCCAAAACACCGAAAATCCTGATGGAAAGCATTACCCTTGCCCCAGACGGAACCATCCGCTATATCCTAAACAACCAGTCCAAACAAGGCCATGACAATCTCAGCGCGGAAGCCTTGTTCTGCTCAAGCAAAACTTCGTTGTTCGACTCCAAACAACGCTCGTCCTACAAAGTGTACGGCTACGGAGACACGGTCAACAAACGCTGGATTCCTTCACATAAAGCCGAATGGAAACCCATCGGTGCCATCTTAAATTCCGCCGACCCTTTACGCGGCGTACTGTACCGTGCGTTTTGCGAAGACGGTACACCCGGCAGCATTGAAAAAATCCACGAACGCCTGCATGAACGCGCAGGCCGCCGCGCTCCCGGAATCCGCACCGGCAAATAA
- a CDS encoding sulfurtransferase TusA family protein produces the protein MTEQTLDVTGLKCPLPILKAKKALAVLETGDVLTVLATDVGAPDDFAAFCRQTGHVLLESSQEGDVFKLVLKHR, from the coding sequence ATGACGGAACAAACATTGGATGTAACGGGTTTGAAATGCCCGTTGCCGATTTTAAAGGCGAAAAAAGCGTTGGCCGTATTGGAAACGGGCGATGTGTTGACCGTGTTGGCGACGGATGTGGGTGCGCCGGACGATTTTGCGGCGTTTTGCCGCCAAACCGGCCATGTGTTGCTGGAGTCTTCGCAGGAAGGCGATGTGTTTAAATTGGTGTTGAAACACCGTTGA
- a CDS encoding NMCC_0638 family (lipo)protein has protein sequence MIKRCLAGLCSLLLVACADKMPQAEKEGAAAGLVGLFFDTCVSGLGDGRKVAATAERQGFRLLAAAERKSLPFGMLEADAVQVWVAEKGGVPFYLTLNPEGCGMKTAVADEETVRRLFVGRLPSLQKQGLVFEWQSEHYSPTPFPFTRLTYAAQTGEAAEVLLTANTSPSELLPAQAALHLARRPVEIRRAVSN, from the coding sequence ATGATAAAACGCTGTTTGGCGGGATTGTGCAGCCTGCTGTTGGTTGCGTGTGCCGACAAAATGCCGCAGGCCGAAAAAGAAGGGGCGGCGGCCGGATTGGTCGGTCTGTTTTTCGATACTTGCGTTTCCGGTTTGGGAGATGGCAGGAAAGTTGCGGCAACGGCGGAGCGGCAAGGGTTCCGTTTATTGGCTGCTGCGGAGAGAAAATCGCTGCCGTTCGGTATGTTGGAAGCGGATGCCGTGCAGGTTTGGGTGGCGGAGAAAGGCGGCGTGCCGTTTTATCTGACGCTGAATCCCGAAGGGTGCGGCATGAAAACGGCGGTGGCCGACGAAGAAACCGTACGCCGTCTGTTTGTCGGGCGTTTGCCGTCATTGCAAAAACAGGGCTTGGTGTTTGAGTGGCAGTCCGAACATTACAGCCCGACCCCTTTCCCGTTTACGCGTTTGACTTATGCTGCGCAAACGGGAGAAGCGGCGGAAGTGCTGCTTACGGCGAACACTTCCCCGTCTGAGCTGCTGCCTGCACAGGCGGCGCTTCATTTGGCCCGTAGGCCTGTCGAAATCAGACGTGCCGTCAGCAACTGA
- the nhaA gene encoding Na+/H+ antiporter NhaA produces MKDKLIYFFRAEPAAGIVLMLAAVMGVIAANSTFAPAYFGVLGSYVAGLSVLHWVNDGLMAVFFLYVGLEVKRELLQGELDNNSKRFLPAVAALAGLAVPALVYLVFNGWNTPTTNGWAIPAATDIAFALGVLALLGKRVPVSLKIFLTALAIMDDLAVIVVIALFYTEQIAWIYLGLAALTMAVLTVLNLRVELRSMPYLVLGLLLWFFFLKSGIHATLAGVLLAFTVPLRVIDQIDEPPLLKWEHALENWVAFLVVPVFGFANAGVSFAGFSFATLLSPVVLGIALGLFVGKQLGIFGMVWLMVKMGWAKLPEGATWLQMYGVALLCGIGFTMSLFISMLAFSDVQLQDYSKVGVFLGSLLAGLAGYLVLRFAPVKTRL; encoded by the coding sequence ATGAAAGATAAACTGATCTATTTTTTCCGAGCGGAACCGGCAGCCGGTATTGTTTTGATGCTGGCTGCCGTAATGGGCGTTATCGCCGCTAATTCTACTTTTGCCCCGGCCTATTTCGGTGTGTTGGGCAGCTATGTGGCCGGTTTGAGCGTGCTGCATTGGGTTAACGACGGCTTGATGGCCGTATTTTTTCTGTATGTCGGTTTGGAAGTAAAACGCGAGCTGCTGCAAGGCGAGCTGGACAATAACAGCAAACGCTTTCTGCCTGCGGTTGCCGCATTGGCCGGTCTGGCGGTGCCTGCGCTGGTGTATTTGGTATTTAACGGCTGGAATACGCCGACCACCAACGGTTGGGCGATTCCTGCCGCAACCGATATTGCTTTTGCTTTGGGCGTGCTGGCTTTGTTGGGCAAGCGCGTGCCTGTGTCGTTGAAGATTTTTCTGACCGCGCTCGCCATCATGGATGATTTGGCCGTGATTGTGGTGATTGCGCTGTTTTATACTGAACAGATTGCTTGGATATATTTGGGTTTGGCCGCACTGACGATGGCGGTGTTGACGGTGTTGAACCTGCGTGTCGAGCTGCGCAGTATGCCGTATTTGGTTTTGGGCCTGCTGTTGTGGTTTTTCTTTTTGAAATCGGGCATTCATGCCACGTTGGCGGGCGTATTGCTGGCGTTTACCGTTCCTTTGCGCGTGATTGATCAGATTGACGAACCGCCGCTGTTGAAATGGGAACATGCGTTGGAAAATTGGGTGGCGTTTCTGGTGGTGCCAGTATTCGGTTTTGCCAATGCGGGCGTATCGTTTGCCGGATTTTCGTTTGCAACACTGTTGTCGCCTGTGGTGCTCGGTATCGCTTTAGGTTTGTTTGTCGGCAAACAGTTGGGTATTTTCGGTATGGTATGGCTGATGGTGAAAATGGGCTGGGCGAAACTGCCGGAAGGCGCAACCTGGCTGCAAATGTACGGTGTGGCTTTGCTGTGCGGTATCGGTTTTACCATGAGCCTGTTTATCAGTATGCTGGCGTTTTCAGACGTGCAACTTCAGGATTACAGTAAAGTCGGCGTATTTTTAGGTTCGCTGTTGGCCGGTTTGGCCGGTTATTTGGTTTTGCGTTTTGCTCCGGTAAAAACACGCTTGTAA
- the pyrC gene encoding dihydroorotase gives MQTLTIIQPDDMHLHLRDGEALKAVLPFTARQMGRAVIMPNLKPPVVTVADALAYKERILAALPEGSTFEPLMTLYLTDKSTPELVREAKAAGIVAFKLYPAGATTNSDSGVTDLFKLIPVLEEMAAQDMLFLVHGEVTDPEIDIFDREAVFIERVMKPVLEKVPTLKVVFEHITTADAARLVMEAGDNVAASVTPQHLLLNRNDLLVGGVRPHHYCLPVLKREIHRKALVEAVTGDKSHKFFLGTDSAPHARGAKENACGCAGMFSAVTAIELYAEVFDKAGALDKLEAFASRNGARFYGLPENPRKITLVKEAQKVVESVPFGGDEVLVPMRAGESVAWRMEY, from the coding sequence ATGCAAACCCTAACCATTATCCAACCTGATGATATGCATCTGCACCTGCGCGACGGTGAGGCTTTGAAAGCCGTATTGCCGTTTACTGCGCGCCAGATGGGTCGTGCCGTGATTATGCCGAACCTGAAACCGCCCGTGGTTACGGTGGCGGATGCACTGGCCTACAAAGAGCGTATTTTGGCGGCGTTGCCCGAAGGCAGTACGTTTGAGCCACTGATGACGCTGTATCTGACCGATAAATCTACTCCGGAGTTGGTTAGGGAGGCGAAAGCTGCCGGTATCGTCGCGTTTAAGCTGTATCCGGCAGGGGCAACCACCAATTCGGATTCGGGTGTTACCGATTTGTTTAAGCTGATTCCGGTGTTGGAAGAAATGGCGGCGCAAGATATGCTGTTTTTGGTGCACGGCGAAGTGACCGATCCCGAAATCGATATTTTCGACCGCGAAGCCGTATTTATCGAGCGCGTGATGAAACCGGTATTGGAAAAAGTGCCGACTTTGAAAGTGGTATTCGAACATATTACTACTGCCGATGCCGCCCGTTTGGTGATGGAAGCAGGCGACAATGTGGCTGCCAGCGTAACGCCGCAACATTTGCTGTTGAACCGCAACGATTTGCTGGTCGGCGGCGTGCGTCCGCATCATTACTGTTTGCCGGTGTTGAAGCGTGAAATCCACCGTAAAGCTTTGGTCGAAGCAGTAACCGGTGATAAGTCGCATAAATTTTTCTTGGGTACGGATTCCGCTCCGCATGCGCGCGGTGCAAAAGAAAACGCTTGCGGTTGTGCAGGCATGTTCAGCGCGGTAACGGCCATCGAGCTGTATGCCGAAGTGTTTGATAAAGCCGGTGCGCTGGACAAATTGGAAGCATTTGCTTCGCGAAACGGCGCACGTTTTTACGGCTTGCCCGAAAATCCGCGCAAAATTACTTTGGTTAAAGAAGCACAAAAAGTGGTGGAGAGCGTGCCGTTCGGCGGTGACGAGGTGTTGGTGCCGATGCGTGCCGGTGAAAGCGTGGCGTGGCGGATGGAATATTAA
- a CDS encoding lytic transglycosylase domain-containing protein, protein MEKTKVVSAGPDSLRRRLLLAGASACLLPCAAWAGAQREETLADDVASVMRGSINSVNPPRLVFANPQEGERWLKAMSARLARFVADEAERRRLLVNIQYESTRAGLDTQVVLGLIEVESAFRQYAISNVGARGLMQVMPFWKRHIGQPSHNLFDIRTNLRYGCTILRHYNNIERGNLVRALARFNGSLGSNKYPNAVLGAWRNRWQWNG, encoded by the coding sequence ATGGAAAAAACAAAAGTTGTTTCGGCGGGGCCGGATAGCTTACGCCGCCGCCTGCTGTTGGCCGGAGCGTCGGCATGTCTGCTGCCCTGCGCGGCTTGGGCAGGGGCGCAACGTGAAGAAACGCTGGCTGATGACGTGGCTTCGGTAATGCGCGGCTCGATTAACAGCGTGAATCCGCCGCGTTTGGTGTTTGCCAATCCGCAAGAAGGGGAGCGCTGGTTGAAAGCCATGTCGGCGCGTTTGGCGCGTTTTGTGGCAGACGAAGCGGAACGCAGGCGCTTGTTGGTCAATATTCAGTATGAATCAACACGGGCGGGTTTGGACACGCAGGTGGTGTTGGGGCTTATCGAAGTGGAGAGTGCGTTCAGACAGTATGCAATCAGCAATGTCGGTGCGCGCGGCCTGATGCAGGTGATGCCGTTTTGGAAACGGCATATCGGGCAGCCTTCGCATAATCTGTTTGATATCCGCACGAATTTGCGTTACGGCTGTACGATTTTGCGTCATTACAATAATATAGAACGCGGAAATCTGGTGCGTGCTTTGGCAAGGTTCAACGGCAGTTTGGGCAGCAATAAATACCCGAATGCGGTTTTGGGCGCATGGCGCAACCGTTGGCAGTGGAACGGTTAA
- a CDS encoding MFS transporter, which produces MARNNRIQMFPEEWRASTSLSAVYALRMLGMFLVLPVLALYVASLPGVDGNKQIVGWTLGAYGVTQALLQIPLGLASDKFGRKKVIFAGLVVFAIGSFMAALAESWQMLLLARIIQGAGAISAAVTALVADLTRDEVRTRAMSMIGLTIGLTFSVSLVLSPILYDWIGVPGLFTLMGILTVLSMAVVGWITPNPKESRMHEDAEAQPGRIGEVLTNGQLLSLDFGIFALHAAQMALFTSLPFALVELGLLENQHWKVYLPSTIIGLVVMVPLIIIGETRNKLKQVFIGGISCIAVAQIALMFGLDSLSVILACLIVYFVGFNILEASLPSMVSKIAPADLKGTAMGVYNTLQSVGLVTGGVAGGYLLQHYGFGGVFAFCTGLMLLWLVVAWIAPAPKPVRNFAFTITQIWQNKEDALVSALRDLPAVEEIKLSTDKKTVYIKVLQKGFDPDAAEKIISGVQ; this is translated from the coding sequence ATGGCAAGAAACAACCGTATCCAGATGTTTCCAGAAGAATGGCGAGCCAGCACCTCATTGTCTGCAGTCTATGCGCTGCGTATGTTGGGCATGTTTTTGGTGTTGCCGGTATTGGCTTTGTATGTCGCTTCGCTTCCCGGTGTAGACGGAAACAAGCAGATTGTCGGTTGGACTTTGGGCGCATACGGAGTGACGCAGGCACTGTTACAGATTCCGCTCGGTTTGGCTTCGGATAAATTCGGCCGGAAAAAAGTAATTTTCGCCGGCTTGGTGGTGTTTGCAATAGGCAGTTTTATGGCCGCATTGGCGGAAAGCTGGCAAATGTTGCTGTTGGCACGGATCATACAGGGCGCGGGTGCGATTAGTGCAGCGGTAACGGCGTTGGTTGCCGATTTGACCCGAGACGAAGTGCGCACACGGGCAATGTCGATGATCGGTTTGACCATTGGTTTGACGTTTTCGGTAAGCTTGGTGTTGTCTCCGATTTTATATGATTGGATCGGTGTGCCAGGTTTGTTTACCCTGATGGGGATTCTGACCGTATTAAGCATGGCGGTGGTCGGTTGGATTACGCCCAATCCGAAAGAGTCGCGTATGCATGAAGATGCCGAAGCGCAACCCGGCAGAATCGGGGAAGTGTTGACCAACGGCCAATTGCTCAGCTTGGATTTCGGTATTTTCGCTTTACACGCTGCGCAGATGGCCTTGTTTACTTCGCTGCCTTTTGCTTTGGTTGAGCTTGGATTGTTGGAAAACCAACATTGGAAAGTGTATCTTCCCTCAACCATTATCGGTTTGGTGGTTATGGTGCCGCTGATTATTATCGGTGAAACAAGAAACAAATTAAAACAGGTGTTTATCGGTGGAATCAGCTGTATTGCCGTTGCACAAATTGCCCTAATGTTCGGTTTGGATTCTTTATCGGTTATTCTGGCCTGCCTGATCGTTTATTTTGTCGGCTTCAATATTCTGGAAGCCAGCCTGCCCTCCATGGTATCGAAAATCGCACCGGCAGATTTAAAAGGCACGGCCATGGGCGTGTACAATACCTTACAGTCTGTCGGTTTGGTTACAGGCGGCGTCGCAGGCGGTTATCTGTTGCAACATTACGGTTTTGGCGGCGTATTTGCGTTCTGTACCGGTTTGATGCTGTTGTGGCTGGTTGTCGCTTGGATTGCACCGGCACCGAAACCCGTAAGGAATTTTGCCTTTACCATTACGCAAATCTGGCAAAATAAAGAAGATGCACTGGTTTCCGCTTTACGAGATTTACCTGCCGTTGAGGAAATCAAACTGAGCACGGATAAAAAAACCGTTTATATTAAAGTGCTGCAAAAAGGTTTCGACCCGGACGCCGCCGAAAAAATTATTTCAGGAGTACAGTAA
- the ssb gene encoding single-stranded DNA-binding protein: MSSLNKVILIGNLGRDPEIRYMPNGEAVCNFSIATSEVWNDRNSGQRQERTEWHNITLYRRLAEVAGQYLRKGSSVYIEGRIQSRKYTGKDGIERMAFDIIGSEMKMLGSRSGGSSAEYGDGGYQPSAPQGNYMPQESSSAAYQSPAAPQQPPAAPRRQTPVAPAAPVDDIDDDIPF; encoded by the coding sequence ATGTCATCATTAAATAAAGTGATTCTTATCGGCAATCTGGGTCGCGACCCGGAAATACGCTATATGCCCAACGGTGAGGCCGTCTGCAATTTCAGTATTGCAACCAGCGAAGTTTGGAACGACCGTAACAGCGGACAACGCCAAGAACGCACCGAATGGCACAACATCACACTTTACCGCCGCTTGGCCGAAGTTGCCGGCCAATATTTGCGTAAAGGCAGCTCGGTATATATCGAAGGCCGTATCCAAAGCCGCAAATATACAGGCAAAGACGGCATCGAGCGCATGGCGTTCGATATTATCGGCAGTGAAATGAAAATGCTGGGTTCACGCAGCGGAGGTTCGTCTGCCGAATACGGAGACGGTGGTTACCAGCCGTCAGCACCGCAAGGCAACTATATGCCACAGGAATCTTCATCTGCCGCTTATCAATCACCAGCCGCACCGCAACAGCCTCCGGCTGCTCCACGCCGCCAAACACCTGTTGCACCGGCTGCTCCGGTGGACGATATTGATGACGATATTCCGTTCTAA
- the yaaA gene encoding peroxide stress protein YaaA: MLFVLSPAKNLNEKDQAPTNLYTQPDLLRHAEQLMNELRPLAPQHLAELMHVSDKIALLNAERNAAWHTPFTPENAKQAVFMFNGDVYEGLDAGTLPAENINYLQEHVRLLSGLYGLLRPLDLMQPYRLEMGTPFPNSRGKNLYEFWGDIITELLNQTLSQNGSNTLINLASQEYFKSVNTDKLTAKIITPVFKDEKNGKYKIISFYAKRARGLMVRYAADKQITRPEELKQFDYEGYAFNAAASNENEWVFLRAEHNK, translated from the coding sequence ATGCTGTTCGTTCTCTCCCCCGCCAAAAACCTCAACGAAAAAGACCAAGCTCCGACAAACCTATATACCCAACCCGATCTACTCCGACACGCCGAACAATTAATGAACGAGCTGCGTCCGCTGGCACCGCAACACCTTGCCGAACTCATGCACGTTTCCGACAAAATCGCCTTACTCAACGCAGAACGCAACGCAGCCTGGCACACACCTTTTACACCCGAAAACGCCAAACAAGCCGTATTCATGTTTAACGGAGACGTATACGAAGGCTTGGATGCCGGCACACTGCCTGCCGAAAATATCAACTATCTGCAAGAGCATGTACGCCTACTCTCCGGCCTGTATGGCTTACTGCGCCCTCTAGACTTGATGCAACCCTACCGCCTGGAAATGGGCACACCTTTTCCCAATTCACGCGGTAAAAACCTCTATGAATTTTGGGGCGACATCATTACCGAACTGTTAAACCAAACCTTGTCCCAAAACGGCAGCAACACCCTGATTAATCTGGCTTCCCAAGAATATTTCAAATCCGTCAACACCGACAAACTTACCGCAAAAATCATTACTCCCGTTTTCAAAGATGAAAAAAACGGCAAATACAAAATCATCAGCTTTTACGCCAAACGCGCACGCGGCCTGATGGTCCGCTATGCCGCCGACAAACAAATTACCCGGCCTGAAGAACTAAAACAATTCGATTATGAAGGCTATGCATTTAACGCTGCCGCTTCCAACGAAAACGAATGGGTTTTCCTTCGTGCGGAGCACAATAAATAA